A genomic segment from Rhizoctonia solani chromosome 11, complete sequence encodes:
- a CDS encoding PAP1 domain-containing protein has translation MQAQRLAPSHPAYPLLVQVNSVIAQVVQLAGKSSRDAGSMSALLNGVMPQLEYLQSIGAYTDGEMERIKSLISQHSYSRSRSNSSRTSSSSASSRDSSPPSPSSASSHSSSQTRHNLPAYAPSREAPPTLGNMNNTRIVRQPDLHRVADSRKAARAAGQPVPPVGFQVHHPKRGGSVEASGLRRDQEGFITPYNGPILG, from the exons ATGCAAGCTCAGCGCCTAGCTCCTTCTCACCCGGCCTACCCTCTCCTCGTCCAGGTCAACTCGGTCATTGCTCAGGTTGTTCAATTGGCTGGAAAATCCTCTCGAGATGCAGGGAGCATGAGCGCACTTCTCAATGGCGTCATGCCTCAACTTGAATACTTGCAATCAATTGGTGCATACACCGATGGCGAGATGGAAAGG ATCAAGTCCCTCATCAGCCAACACTCTTACTCGCGCTCGCGCTCCAACTCGTCTCGCACTTCGTCCTCTTCGGCATCGTCGCGAGACAGCTCTCCGCCGTCGCCCTCGTCTGCCTCATCGCATTCGTCATCGCAAACACGACACAATCTGCCAGCGTATGCCCCATCACGCGAGGCTCCCCCTACATTGGGCAACATGAACAACACTCGCATTGTCCGCCAGCCCGACCTCCACCGTGTTGCTGACTCTCGCAAGGCTGCCCGTGCTGCTGGCCAACCTGTTCCCCCTGTCGGCTTCCAAGTCCACCACCCCAAGCGTGGCGGTAGCGTCGAGGCCTCCGGCTTAAGGAGGGACCAAGAGGGCTTCATCACCCCTTACAACGGCCCCATCCTCGGATAA